From the genome of Streptomyces sp. NBC_01304:
GGGTCACGGGCGCAGTGGCGGCTCTGGGCCGATGTGCAGCGGTATGCCGGGTTCCCATCCGCCGGCCAGAGAGGTGGCTTTGGCTTCCTCGACGGCTGTGCGGTGACCGGTGGTGAGCAGGAAACCGGTGCGGTCGCTGTACTCCAGGGGACGCGTCGCGGGGGCGGGCACCGACCACAGCGTGCTGCTGTCCGTGCTGTCCGTGTGGGTGAGGGAGTTGAGCCACTGCTGCAGGGGGTCGTTGATCGCAGGGTCCTGGCCGGGGCGTCGGCGACGGGTGCGGGTGTGAGCTGTCAGCCAGTCGGACAGCCAGGGTCTGTTGATGCGGCGGCCGAGTTCCTCCAGGAGAAGTCCCGTGGCAGCAGCAGGCCCTGCCGTGGTGGCTCTCGCGCGCAGCCGCTGTTGCCAGCGAGCGTCGCCGATCAGCCGGGCGACCGCGATTGTTTCCGGGTACGGCAGCAGTGCATGCGCCGCGACGGCAGATGCAGTACATCCGGTGAGCGAGGCCAGCCGGTGGGTGCGGTGCTGCCAGATGGCTTCGCCCGTCCACCCCTGTACCTGCCAGGACCACACCACCGCCGCGGCCAGGGCAACGATCTCCTCGGCCTGCGGGTGGGTCCGCGCCAGGGCGGTGTGCCGGCGGTGGGCGGCCAGCACTTCGGGCAGCGTCTGGAGGGGAATGAAGACCGCCTTCCTGCAGTGAGCGAGCAGCCAGCGCCGGTGGCGTAGACAGATGTGATCAGCCGCTGCGGGGTACAGCAGCACCGGTTGCCGGGGCATCCAGGCGAGGGCCGTGCAGGGCGGGCAGGCGGTGATCCACCTGAGGCGGGGCGCGTACCAGGCTGCCCGCGGGACGTCGTCGCCGAGCCGTTCCTCAGCGGGTTCCAGGCTCGGCAGCAGGCTGGTGAGTTGCGTGGGTGCTATCCCGGCGAAGCGGGCGAGAGCTGTCTGCGCGAGGGAGTTGACGAACAGCTCCAGCCCGGCCTTCGGGACCCGGAAGATGCGGACGGGGTGCGGGCCGCTGAGGGCAGCGCGCAGCAGGTCCTGGGGTGGCAGGCCGTAGCTGAGGGCGAGGCGCCGTAGCCAGGAGCTGGTCAGTTCCCGGGCGACGGGGAGCACAGGGGCATGCGTGTATGCAGAGGGGGAGGATTCCATGATCCGAGTCATCGGCGTGAGGGTGAGTAGGGAACAGGGCGTCGGGCATGTCGCGCCCTACCGGGACCCTTGGGCGGGCCTGGTGTTGTCGTTGCGGCTGGCTGGGGCAGGCCTTTCCCGATAGGGGTCAGGCGGTTTTCCGCCCGGGGGCGGCGCGTTGCGCGTTCGTGGCCTGGATGTCGAGCACCACCTGGGACAGCAGCTTCTTGGTGATGGCGTGGCTGCCGTCCTC
Proteins encoded in this window:
- a CDS encoding TniQ family protein, whose product is MLPVARELTSSWLRRLALSYGLPPQDLLRAALSGPHPVRIFRVPKAGLELFVNSLAQTALARFAGIAPTQLTSLLPSLEPAEERLGDDVPRAAWYAPRLRWITACPPCTALAWMPRQPVLLYPAAADHICLRHRRWLLAHCRKAVFIPLQTLPEVLAAHRRHTALARTHPQAEEIVALAAAVVWSWQVQGWTGEAIWQHRTHRLASLTGCTASAVAAHALLPYPETIAVARLIGDARWQQRLRARATTAGPAAATGLLLEELGRRINRPWLSDWLTAHTRTRRRRPGQDPAINDPLQQWLNSLTHTDSTDSSTLWSVPAPATRPLEYSDRTGFLLTTGHRTAVEEAKATSLAGGWEPGIPLHIGPEPPLRP